From a region of the Latilactobacillus sakei genome:
- a CDS encoding acyl-CoA thioesterase — MTESVTCRQTLSISNHRVFASDLNEHETVYGGRLLELLDGAASIAASRLARVETVTASIDQLNFIAPFKLQDSLCIESYVVGVGHRSIEVFTKIIGEHLQTGERFLGLTAFLTFVTTEKTPDLPAITPVTAEEQFICAGYSQRKAQRLANFKNQQAFNQQINLDYPWDY, encoded by the coding sequence ATGACAGAATCAGTAACTTGTCGCCAAACTTTATCAATTAGTAATCATCGGGTCTTTGCGAGTGATTTGAATGAGCATGAAACAGTTTATGGTGGCCGATTATTAGAACTATTGGATGGGGCAGCTTCGATTGCAGCTAGTCGGCTAGCGCGCGTTGAAACCGTGACGGCCAGTATTGATCAATTAAATTTTATTGCGCCATTTAAATTACAGGATTCCTTATGTATTGAAAGCTACGTGGTCGGTGTTGGCCACCGTTCAATTGAAGTTTTTACAAAAATTATTGGCGAACATTTACAAACCGGGGAGCGTTTCTTGGGTTTGACCGCCTTTTTAACCTTTGTTACGACTGAAAAGACGCCCGATTTACCTGCGATTACACCAGTAACGGCCGAGGAACAATTCATCTGTGCAGGTTATAGTCAAAGAAAAGCACAACGTTTGGCTAATTTTAAAAATCAACAAGCGTTTAATCAACAAATCAATCTTGATTATCCATGGGATTACTAA
- a CDS encoding acyltransferase: MGSIKKARIRWFSLIRIFGLGMVLYYHYFKTRYAGGFVGVDVFFTFSGYLITALFIDEFIRRDQVKLWAFYRRRFNRIFPPLLLMVLIAVPLSLIANPDLRTNLTKQITATLSFTTNFYEISTGGSYETNFIPHLFVHTWSLAVEMHFYLIWGLMVYLVSRTVKSAKHFRTAIFSVSFILFAVSFLSMFTQIKGLSEYSPIYFSSLTHGYPFFVGAMIGSFCGVGQSAKGFNQLTSRLTWRTPLMGFVVSALLLFGLGTRLKFDQASTYAYGILLGSLITGGLIIFARLLHDKAPNVAEPRFITYLADISYAMYLFHWPLYIIFLSYFNNNTKAVVAALIGSVIFSTLSYYYIEPLLMGKPVAYQKAIGGPLLFVMVILGVVTANHAIDAPHMSSLEQHLWVGNLYQDTDQIQAVHAKVSQPKQTAPVSQANYNVPQGISIIGDSVTLGARSYLLEHVKNSDINAEGNRRMDQAYDVLMEQQNNNQLREYVVICIGTNAFPDFKEQIDKIVHDLKKGHRLIFMTPYDGHADATYDSTKIAVYERTLPAKYPFITVTDWNKIAASHPEVFVGTDGTHFGGIEKGNILYTKGINDAIKTAGKKSVKA; this comes from the coding sequence ATGGGAAGTATCAAGAAAGCAAGAATTAGATGGTTTAGTTTAATTCGCATTTTTGGCCTTGGGATGGTTTTATACTATCACTACTTTAAAACAAGATATGCCGGTGGCTTTGTCGGGGTCGATGTCTTTTTCACCTTTTCAGGTTACCTCATTACAGCGCTGTTTATTGATGAATTTATCCGGCGTGATCAAGTGAAGTTATGGGCGTTTTATCGCCGCCGGTTTAACCGGATTTTTCCACCATTATTATTAATGGTTTTAATCGCAGTGCCGCTATCTTTAATTGCGAATCCGGATTTAAGAACGAATTTAACGAAACAAATTACAGCTACTTTGAGTTTTACAACTAATTTTTATGAAATTAGTACGGGTGGCAGTTATGAAACTAATTTTATTCCGCACTTATTTGTGCATACATGGTCATTAGCAGTTGAAATGCACTTTTATTTAATTTGGGGCTTAATGGTCTATCTTGTTTCAAGGACTGTCAAAAGTGCGAAGCATTTTAGAACGGCAATTTTCAGCGTTTCCTTTATTCTATTTGCCGTTAGTTTTCTATCAATGTTTACGCAAATTAAAGGGTTATCTGAATATTCACCGATTTATTTCTCAAGTTTAACGCATGGCTATCCATTCTTTGTCGGTGCAATGATTGGGAGCTTTTGTGGCGTTGGTCAATCAGCAAAGGGCTTTAATCAATTAACGAGTCGCTTGACCTGGCGGACCCCGTTAATGGGATTTGTAGTCAGTGCATTGTTATTATTTGGTTTAGGCACGCGTCTCAAGTTTGATCAAGCCAGTACGTATGCTTATGGGATCTTGCTAGGGAGCTTAATCACAGGGGGGCTCATTATCTTTGCGCGTTTATTACATGATAAGGCGCCCAATGTGGCTGAACCACGCTTCATTACCTACCTAGCAGATATTAGTTATGCGATGTATCTTTTCCACTGGCCATTGTACATTATCTTTTTAAGTTACTTTAACAACAATACCAAGGCAGTAGTGGCCGCTCTAATTGGTTCGGTTATTTTCTCAACACTGTCTTATTATTACATCGAACCACTTTTGATGGGCAAACCAGTTGCTTACCAAAAGGCGATCGGTGGCCCGTTGTTGTTTGTCATGGTGATTTTAGGCGTAGTGACAGCTAACCATGCAATTGATGCACCACATATGTCTTCTTTAGAACAACACCTGTGGGTCGGCAATCTTTATCAAGATACTGATCAAATTCAAGCGGTTCACGCTAAGGTTAGCCAACCTAAACAAACGGCACCAGTTAGCCAAGCTAACTACAATGTGCCTCAAGGGATTAGCATTATCGGCGATAGTGTCACGTTAGGTGCTCGGAGTTATTTATTAGAACATGTTAAAAATAGTGACATTAACGCTGAAGGTAATCGTCGAATGGATCAGGCGTATGACGTATTGATGGAGCAACAAAATAATAATCAGTTGCGGGAATACGTTGTAATCTGTATCGGCACAAATGCTTTTCCTGATTTTAAAGAACAAATTGACAAGATTGTCCATGATTTGAAAAAAGGACATCGTCTGATTTTTATGACCCCGTATGACGGTCATGCAGACGCGACTTATGATAGTACCAAAATTGCGGTTTATGAACGGACACTACCGGCTAAATATCCATTTATCACGGTTACGGACTGGAATAAAATCGCTGCTAGCCATCCAGAAGTCTTTGTAGGCACTGATGGCACCCATTTTGGTGGTATTGAAAAAGGTAACATTTTATATACGAAGGGTATTAACGATGCCATTAAAACGGCCGGTAAAAAGAGTGTAAAAGCATAA